A genomic stretch from Arachis stenosperma cultivar V10309 chromosome 3, arast.V10309.gnm1.PFL2, whole genome shotgun sequence includes:
- the LOC130969713 gene encoding WAT1-related protein At1g25270-like, translated as MKLSSGWEMEGLKPVILMVLLQILYAVLNVLYKLAIFDGMSMRVASAYRLMFASAFTLPLALFFDRNNPPRITSKVLFMECLCGFFGGSLFLNLYFAALSLLPATFMLAINNLAPAVTFVMAIIFRLEKLNLGSVAGKAKVLGTVTGITGAMVLSFFRGVEIDIWSTHIDLLHRNHPPPHAEYANKLLGLTFAIASCCSFSLWLNIQGKMNGKEYPRHHTGTALMSTMGAIQATVFALCVDRDWTQWRLGWNIRLLTVAYAGIVASGIVIIITAWCIKVRGPLFASIFNPLQLLLVAIVASLILNENLYLGSVVGGVVIVIGLYTVLWGKSKEIEEKQRMDELVSLQITNNNKGSEVVDVDVVVRSPQIDDHKSEQHNNIE; from the exons ATGAAGCTTTCTAGTGGTTGGGAAATGGAAGGCTTGAAACCAGTGATACTAATGGTGTTACTACAGATATTATATGCAGTGCTGAACGTGTTGTATAAGCTCGCTATATTTGATGGAATGAGCATGAGAGTGGCTTCTGCTTACCGTCTCATGTTTGCTTCTGCCTTTACTCTCCCACTTGCTCTCTTCTTTGATAGAAATAACCCACCAAGAATTACCAGCAAGGTGCTTTTTATGGAATGTCTTTGTGGATTTTTCGG CGGAAGTTTATTTCTCAACCTTTATTTTGCGGCCCTGTCTCTGTTACCTGCCACGTTCATGTTGGCCATCAACAACCTTGCTCCGGCTGTCACCTTCGTTATGGCCATAATTTTCCG TTTGGAAAAATTGAACTTGGGATCCGTAGCGGGAAAAGCGAAGGTACTAGGAACAGTAACTGGAATTACAGGGGCAATGGTGTTAAGCTTTTTCAGAGGTGTTGAAATTGATATTTGGTCCACACATATAGATCTCTTGCATCGTAATCATCCTCCACCACATGCTGAATATGCCAACAAACTCTTGGGTCTCACATTTGCCATAGCAAGCTGCTGCTCCTTTTCTCTCTGGCTCAACATTCAG GGTAAAATGAATGGTAAAGAATACCCAAGGCATCACACAGGGACAGCATTGATGTCCACAATGGGCGCAATACAAGCCACTGTTTTTGCTCTTTGTGTTGATAGGGATTGGACCCAATGGCGCCTTGGTTGGAACATAAGGCTTCTCACTGTGGCTTACGCG GGAATCGTAGCCTCGGGTATAGTGATCATTATTACTGCGTGGTGCATAAAAGTGAGAGGCCCTCTATTTGCGTCTATTTTCAATCCTCTACAGCTTCTGCTTGTGGCTATTGTTGCTTCTTTGATTCTCAATGAGAATTTATATTTAGGAAG TGTGGTTGGAGGAGTGGTGATCGTGATTGGGTTGTACACGGTGCTATGGGGAAAGAGCAAAGAAATTGAAGAGAAGCAGAGGATGGATGAGTTAGTTTCATTACAAATAACGAATAATAATAAAGGGTCCGAAGttgttgatgttgatgttgttgTTAGGTCCCCGCAAATAGATGATCATAAAAGTGAACAACACAACAATATAGAGTGA
- the LOC130970335 gene encoding WAT1-related protein At1g25270-like isoform X2 produces MITFVVVNVLYKMAINDGMSMRVATAYRLIFASAFTLPVALIFDTNNNNNKPKITPRVLLLEFLCGLFGGTLFLNFYFAALALMPATFVLAILNLCPAVTFIMAITSGLEKLNLGAAAGKAKVIGAITGISGAMVLTFYKGKQIDTWSSSSSHINLLHHAHGPDYGNKFLGFSYATASCCSFALWLNIQAKLNQEFPRHHTGTALMCTMAALQSTLFALSLDRDWASQWKLAWNIRLLTVAYSGIVTSGIVVNIIAWCVHMRGPLFCSVFNPLQLVLVAIAASFLLNENLYLGSVIGGVLIVSGLYTVLWGNSRETKHKIQIHTQLSEEITRDPLQVIVMSPQKQQQNSSSNSELPSS; encoded by the exons ATG ATAACATTTGTGGTGGTGAATGTGTTGTACAAGATGGCCATCAATGATGGAATGAGCATGAGGGTTGCTACTGCTTATCGCCTCATATTTGCTTCTGCCTTCACTCTCCCCGTTGCTCTCATTTTTGataccaacaacaacaacaataagcCCAAGATTACTCCAAGGGTGCTTCTTTTGGAATTTCTTTGTGGATTATTTGG CGGAACGTTATTTCTGAACTTTTACTTCGCGGCATTGGCTTTGATGCCAGCAACGTTTGTGTTGGCCATCCTTAATCTTTGTCCAGCTGTCACCTTCATCATGGCCATAACCTCAGG TTTGGAAAAGTTGAATTTGGGAGCGGCAGCAGGGAAGGCGAAAGTAATAGGAGCAATAACCGGAATCAGTGGTGCAATGGTGTTGACGTTTTACAAAGGCAAACAAATTGATACatggtcttcttcttcttcccatATCAACCTTTTGCATCATGCACATGGCCCTGATTATGGTAACAAATTCTTGGGTTTTTCATATGCAACTGCAAGCTGCTGCTCTTTTGCATTGTGGCTCAACATTCAGGCTAAGTTGAATCAAGAATTCCCCAGGCACCACACAGGTACAGCTCTTATGTGCACTATGGCCGCACTACAATCCACTCTCTTTGCTCTCTCTCTTGATAGGGATTGGGCCTCCCAATGGAAGCTTGCTTGGAATATCAGGCTCCTCACTGTCGCTTATTCC GGAATTGTGACGTCTGGAATTGTGGTTAATATTATTGCATGGTGCGTGCATATGAGAGGCCCTCTATTTTGCTCTGTTTTCAATCCTCTGCAGCTTGTGCTTGTGGCCATAGCTGCTTCCTTCTTGTTGAATGAGAATTTATATTTAGGAAG TGTGATTGGAGGAGTGTTGATAGTGAGTGGGCTATACACAGTGCTTTGGGGAAACAGCAGAGAAACCAAACACAAGATTCAGATTCACACTCAGTTATCAGAAGAAATCACAAGAGATCCTCTTCAAGTTATTGTTATGTCCCCGCAGAAACAACAACAAAACTCATCATCAAATTCAGAATTGCCCTCCTCATAA
- the LOC130970335 gene encoding WAT1-related protein At1g25270-like isoform X1 yields the protein MVLQGLKPIMLMVLVQITFVVVNVLYKMAINDGMSMRVATAYRLIFASAFTLPVALIFDTNNNNNKPKITPRVLLLEFLCGLFGGTLFLNFYFAALALMPATFVLAILNLCPAVTFIMAITSGLEKLNLGAAAGKAKVIGAITGISGAMVLTFYKGKQIDTWSSSSSHINLLHHAHGPDYGNKFLGFSYATASCCSFALWLNIQAKLNQEFPRHHTGTALMCTMAALQSTLFALSLDRDWASQWKLAWNIRLLTVAYSGIVTSGIVVNIIAWCVHMRGPLFCSVFNPLQLVLVAIAASFLLNENLYLGSVIGGVLIVSGLYTVLWGNSRETKHKIQIHTQLSEEITRDPLQVIVMSPQKQQQNSSSNSELPSS from the exons ATGGTGTTGCAAGGGTTGAAGCCAATAATGCTAATGGTGTTGGTGCAGATAACATTTGTGGTGGTGAATGTGTTGTACAAGATGGCCATCAATGATGGAATGAGCATGAGGGTTGCTACTGCTTATCGCCTCATATTTGCTTCTGCCTTCACTCTCCCCGTTGCTCTCATTTTTGataccaacaacaacaacaataagcCCAAGATTACTCCAAGGGTGCTTCTTTTGGAATTTCTTTGTGGATTATTTGG CGGAACGTTATTTCTGAACTTTTACTTCGCGGCATTGGCTTTGATGCCAGCAACGTTTGTGTTGGCCATCCTTAATCTTTGTCCAGCTGTCACCTTCATCATGGCCATAACCTCAGG TTTGGAAAAGTTGAATTTGGGAGCGGCAGCAGGGAAGGCGAAAGTAATAGGAGCAATAACCGGAATCAGTGGTGCAATGGTGTTGACGTTTTACAAAGGCAAACAAATTGATACatggtcttcttcttcttcccatATCAACCTTTTGCATCATGCACATGGCCCTGATTATGGTAACAAATTCTTGGGTTTTTCATATGCAACTGCAAGCTGCTGCTCTTTTGCATTGTGGCTCAACATTCAGGCTAAGTTGAATCAAGAATTCCCCAGGCACCACACAGGTACAGCTCTTATGTGCACTATGGCCGCACTACAATCCACTCTCTTTGCTCTCTCTCTTGATAGGGATTGGGCCTCCCAATGGAAGCTTGCTTGGAATATCAGGCTCCTCACTGTCGCTTATTCC GGAATTGTGACGTCTGGAATTGTGGTTAATATTATTGCATGGTGCGTGCATATGAGAGGCCCTCTATTTTGCTCTGTTTTCAATCCTCTGCAGCTTGTGCTTGTGGCCATAGCTGCTTCCTTCTTGTTGAATGAGAATTTATATTTAGGAAG TGTGATTGGAGGAGTGTTGATAGTGAGTGGGCTATACACAGTGCTTTGGGGAAACAGCAGAGAAACCAAACACAAGATTCAGATTCACACTCAGTTATCAGAAGAAATCACAAGAGATCCTCTTCAAGTTATTGTTATGTCCCCGCAGAAACAACAACAAAACTCATCATCAAATTCAGAATTGCCCTCCTCATAA
- the LOC130969372 gene encoding tubby-like F-box protein 8 encodes MSFRSIVRDVRGSFGSLSMRSFDVRLTGHHRGKSHGSVQDLHDQPFVVQSSCWASLPPELLYDVIKRLEESESTWPARKHVVACAAVCRSWRSMCKEIVKSPEFCGKLTFPVSLKQPGPRDGMVQCFIKRDKSSLTYRLFLCLSPALLVENGKFLLSAKRTRRTTYTEYVISMDAGNISRSSSTYIGKLRSNFLGTKFIIYDTQPPYTGAHVAAPGVGRTSRRFYSKKVSPKVPSGSYNIAQVTYELNVLGTRGPRKMHCVMHSIPMSALDVGGSVPGQPELLPRALEDSFRSISFSKSLDRSIEFSSARFSEIGGSSNEDLDDKTRPLVLKNKPPRWHEQLQCWCLNFRGRVTVASVKNFQLIAAMPPPASVPTPSQPAPPEHDKVILQFGKVGKDMFTMDYRYPLSAFQAFAICLSSFDTKLACE; translated from the exons ATGTCGTTCCGAAGCATAGTTCGAGATGTGAGGGGTAGTTTCGGGAGCTTGTCTATGAGGAGTTTTGATGTTAGGCTCACTGGCCATCATAGAGGAAAATCTCATGGGTCTGTACAAGACTTGCATGACCAGCCTTTTGTTGTTCAAAGTAGTTGCTGGGCTAGCTTGCCCCCGGAATTATTATATGATGTCATTAAAAGACTCGAGGAGAGCGAGAGCACGTGGCCTGCTCGAAAGCATGTTGTTGCATGTGCTGCAGTATGCAGGTCCTGGAGGAGTATGTGCAAGGAAATTGTGAAGAGTCCAGAGTTCTGTGGCAAACTCACGTTTCCTGTGTCCTTGAAGCAG CCAGGACCACGTGACGGAATGGTTCAATGTTTTATCAAAAGAGATAAATCAAGTTTAACATACCGTCTATTCCTTTGTCTCAGCCCTG CTTTGCTAGTTGAAAATGGGAAATTCCTCCTTTCTGCCAAGAGGACGAGGAGAACAACTTACACAGAGTATGTCATTTCGATGGATGCTGGCAACATATCTAGATCAAGTAGCACTTACATTGGGAAGCTGAG ATCGAACTTTCTTGGCACAAAATTCATCATATATGATACACAGCCTCCATACACTGGTGCCCATGTAGCAGCTCCAGGGGTTGGGAGAACAAGCCGGAGATTTTATTCCAAGAAGGTTTCACCCAAGGTCCCATCTGGGAGTTACAACATAGCTCAGGTGACATATGAATTGAATGTGCTTGGCACAAGAGGCCCCAGGAAGATGCATTGTGTTATGCATTCAATACCAATGTCAGCACTTGATGTGGGTGGCAGCGTTCCTGGTCAACCAGAGCTTCTTCCTCGCGCCTTAGAGGACTCATTCCGAAGCATCTCCTTTTCCAAGTCCCTAGATCGCTCTATCGAGTTCAGCAGTGCTCGATTCTCTGAGATTGGGGGATCCTCCAACGAAGACTTAGATGACAAGACAAGGCCCTTGGTCCTGAAAAACAAGCCTCCAAGATGGCATGAACAATTACAATGTTGGTGTCTTAATTTCCGGGGAAGGGTAACAGTTGCATCTGTAAAAAACTTTCAGCTCATTGCTGCAATGCCGCCACCTGCCAGTGTGCCAACGCCATCTCAGCCGGCTCCCCCGGAGCATGACAAGGTAATTCTGCAGTTCGGCAAAGTCGGAAAAGATATGTTCACAATGGATTATAGGTATCCACTATCTGCATTCCAGGCTTTTGCAATATGCTTGAGCAGCTTTGACACCAAATTGGCTTGTGAATAA
- the LOC130970308 gene encoding protein ROH1-like, whose amino-acid sequence MPSTDNQSPSSSFSSFGRSIFGVRQEQVHSVDAGHESDSCNLELGSFQRRVTDRFQDLSGASNDELLSIDWVQKLLGVFICCHEEFRTILLNNKEQVSKPPLDRLISEFFEKSVKALDICNASRDGVEKIRTWQKHLDIVLSALGLNKRALNEGQFRRARKALMDLALAMLEEKDSGSVFSQRNRSFGRHNSSKDQHSAGHSRSHSWSVSRSWSAAKQLQSIASNLVPPRGNEISATRGLAVPVYTMNCILLFVLWTLVAAIPCQDRGLNIHFSVSRQFSWSVPVNTLYERIMEESKKRDRRNSNGLLKEIYRVELCTRHLTDLVDSPQFPLTEDQEMEIEQDMKELTHVCEAFRVGLDPLERQVREAFRKIMTCRTEGLDYLGSSSYADQ is encoded by the coding sequence ATGCCTTCAACAGATAATCAGAGCCCCTCATCGTCATTCTCCTCGTTTGGCCGCTCAATATTTGGTGTCAGGCAGGAACAGGTTCATTCTGTTGATGCAGGCCACGAATCCGACTCCTGTAATTTAGAGCTTGGATCATTCCAAAGGCGGGTTACAGATCGATTTCAGGACCTCTCTGGGGCGAGTAATGATGAATTGCTCTCAATTGATTGGGTTCAGAAGCTATTGGGTGTATTCATCTGCTGCCATGAGGAATTCAGGACTATTCTGTTGAATAATAAAGAGCAGGTTTCAAAACCCCCCTTAGATCGTTTGATTTCTGAATTCTTTGAGAAGTCAGTGAAGGCGCTTGATATTTGTAATGCAAGCCGTGATGGGGTTGAGAAGATTCGTACATGGCAAAAGCATCTGGATATTGTGCTTTCTGCCTTAGGTTTGAATAAGAGAGCATTGAATGAAGGCCAGTTCCGGAGGGCAAGAAAGGCACTGATGGATTTAGCATTGGCAATGCTCGAGGAGAAAGACTCTGGATCAGTTTTTTCGCAACGTAATAGATCTTTTGGGCGTCATAACTCGAGCAAGGATCAACACTCGGCAGGGCATTCACGATCGCATTCATGGAGTGTCTCTCGATCATGGTCTGCTGCCAAGCAACTCCAGTCCATTGCAAGCAACCTTGTTCCACCTCGTGGGAATGAGATTTCTGCTACAAGAGGACTTGCAGTTCCTGTTTATACAATGAATTGTATTCTCTTGTTTGTTTTGTGGACCCTTGTTGCAGCAATTCCCTGCCAGGACAGGGGTCTAAACATTCACTTTTCAGTCTCACGGCAATTTTCTTGGAGCGTGCCAGTTAACACCCTCTATGAACGGATCATGGAGGAGTCAAAGAAGCGAGATCGCCGGAACTCAAATGGATTGTTGAAGGAGATATATCGAGTTGAGCTATGTACCCGTCACTTGACAGACTTGGTGGATTCACCTCAGTTTCCCTTGACAGAGGATCAGGAAATGGAAATTGAACAGGACATGAAGGAGCTCACTCATGTTTGTGAAGCTTTTAGAGTTGGACTGGATCCACTGGAGCGCCAAGTGAGGGAGGCATTCCGGAAGATTATGACGTGCCGAACTGAGGGTCTTGATTACCTTGGCTCATCCAGCTATGCAGATCAATGA